A portion of the Phoenix dactylifera cultivar Barhee BC4 unplaced genomic scaffold, palm_55x_up_171113_PBpolish2nd_filt_p 000253F, whole genome shotgun sequence genome contains these proteins:
- the LOC103698810 gene encoding cyclin-dependent kinase F-4-like isoform X1, translating to MERYNLIREVGDGTFGSVWRAINKQTCEVVAIKKMKRKYYSWEECMNLREVKSLRRMNHPNIVKLKEVIRENDMLYFVFEYMECNLYQLMKDRGKSFSEAEVRNWCLQIFRALAYMHQRGYFHRDLKPENLLVTKDIIKIADFGLAREVSSEPPYTEYVSTRWYRAPEVLLQSSVYGSAVDMWAMGAIMAELFSLRPLFPGSSEVDEVYKICSIIGTPNQCTWAEGLQLADAIKFRFPQFASVNLSLLVPSASKDAINLISWLCSWDPSRRPTAAEALQHSFFQPCFYIPPSVCLRPAGMPATPPSVGMKGAFEQKNTRRYSIGALSNTKPASNLSSANVNAYMRTGVQRKLEMENHQVSSPMLILNCLCVCCECLREIYNLQESKNEKSTKIGPKQSRYRPPARNNPAGYLGRDSRRVSDVTEKLACLKVSSNKVSDASEKLPPLKAADPQPVRQQPPRMKAGGWHSHTDFLANPDEVPAPRSYYPRKVAG from the exons ATGGAAAG GTACAACTTAATCAGAGAAGTTGGTGATGGAACCTTTGGGAGTGTTTGGCGAGCAATAAATAAACAGACTTGTGAAGTT GTTGCAATTAAGAAAATGAAGAGGAAATATTATTCCTGGGAAGAATGCATGAATCTCCGGGAAGTGAAG TCTTTGAGAAGGATGAACCATCCTAATATCGTGAAGCTTAAAGAGGTTATTAGAGAGAATGATATGTTATACTTTGTATTTGAGTACATG GAATGCAATCTTTATCAACTTATGAAAGATAGAGGGAAATCTTTTTCAGAGGCTGAAGTCAGGAATTGGTGCCTTCAGATATTCCGGGCTCTGGCTTACATGCACCAACGCGGTTATTTTCACCGTGACCTTAAACCTG AAAACTTATTGGTTACGAAAGACATCATCAAGATAGCAGATTTTGGCCTTGCTCGTGAGGTTTCTTCAGAGCCGCCATATACAGAATATGTCTCCACTCGCTG GTATCGAGCTCCAGAAGTTCTGCTTCAGTCTTCTGTTTATGGCTCCGCAGTTG ATATGTGGGCGATGGGTGCAATCATGGCTGAACTTTTCAGTCTCCGTCCTCTTTTTCCAGGCTCAAG TGAAGTAGATGAGGTATACAAAATCTGTAGTATTATTGGTACTCCCAATCAATGTACCTGGGCTGAAGGACTGCAGCTTGCAGATGCTATCAAGTTCCGGTTTCCGCAG TTTGCGAGTGTCAATCTTTCACTGCTAGTCCCATCAGCTAGCAAGGACGCAATCAACCTAATATCG TGGCTTTGTTCTTGGGATCCCAGCAGAAGACCTACAGCAGCAGAGGCTCTTCAGCATTCTTTTTTCCAG CCCTGCTTTTACATCCCACCATCGGTTTGTCTGAGACCAGCAGGAATGCCAGCAACACCTCCATCTG TTGGGATGAAAGGAGCTTTTGAACAGAAAAACACTAGGAGATATTCTATAGGAGCTTTATCCAATACAAAGCCAGCAAGCAATTTGTCATCTGCAAATGTTAATGCTTACATGAGGACAG GTGTGCAAAGGAAGCTGGAGATGGAGAATCATCAGGTAAGTTCTCCTATGCTGATACTCAATTGTCTCTGCGTGTGTTGTGAATGTCTTAGAGAAATTTACAATCTTCAGGAATCCAAGAATGAAAAATCCACCAAAATTGGTCCGAAACAATCTCGATACCGACCACCAGCAAGAAACAATCCAG CAGGATATCTGGGTAGGGACTCGCGTAGAGTTTCTGACGTCACTGAGAAGTTGGCTTGCCTGAAAGTGAGCTCCAACAAAGTTTCAGATGCCTCTGAGAAGCTGCCACCCCTGAAGGCTGCCGATCCTCAGCCAGTGAGGCAGCAGCCACCTCGCATGAAGGCTGGTGGATGGCATAGCCATACTGATTTCCTCGCTAATCCTGATGAAGTACCCGCGCCCAGAAGCTACTATCCGAGGAAAGTTGCAGGCTAA
- the LOC103698810 gene encoding cyclin-dependent kinase F-4-like isoform X3, with amino-acid sequence MERYNLIREVGDGTFGSVWRAINKQTCEVVAIKKMKRKYYSWEECMNLREVKSLRRMNHPNIVKLKEVIRENDMLYFVFEYMECNLYQLMKDRGKSFSEAEVRNWCLQIFRALAYMHQRGYFHRDLKPENLLVTKDIIKIADFGLAREVSSEPPYTEYVSTRWYRAPEVLLQSSVYGSAVDMWAMGAIMAELFSLRPLFPGSSEVDEVYKICSIIGTPNQCTWAEGLQLADAIKFRFPQFASVNLSLLVPSASKDAINLISWLCSWDPSRRPTAAEALQHSFFQPCFYIPPSVCLRPAGMPATPPSVGMKGAFEQKNTRRYSIGALSNTKPASNLSSANVNAYMRTGVQRKLEMENHQESKNEKSTKIGPKQSRYRPPARNNPGYLGRDSRRVSDVTEKLACLKVSSNKVSDASEKLPPLKAADPQPVRQQPPRMKAGGWHSHTDFLANPDEVPAPRSYYPRKVAG; translated from the exons ATGGAAAG GTACAACTTAATCAGAGAAGTTGGTGATGGAACCTTTGGGAGTGTTTGGCGAGCAATAAATAAACAGACTTGTGAAGTT GTTGCAATTAAGAAAATGAAGAGGAAATATTATTCCTGGGAAGAATGCATGAATCTCCGGGAAGTGAAG TCTTTGAGAAGGATGAACCATCCTAATATCGTGAAGCTTAAAGAGGTTATTAGAGAGAATGATATGTTATACTTTGTATTTGAGTACATG GAATGCAATCTTTATCAACTTATGAAAGATAGAGGGAAATCTTTTTCAGAGGCTGAAGTCAGGAATTGGTGCCTTCAGATATTCCGGGCTCTGGCTTACATGCACCAACGCGGTTATTTTCACCGTGACCTTAAACCTG AAAACTTATTGGTTACGAAAGACATCATCAAGATAGCAGATTTTGGCCTTGCTCGTGAGGTTTCTTCAGAGCCGCCATATACAGAATATGTCTCCACTCGCTG GTATCGAGCTCCAGAAGTTCTGCTTCAGTCTTCTGTTTATGGCTCCGCAGTTG ATATGTGGGCGATGGGTGCAATCATGGCTGAACTTTTCAGTCTCCGTCCTCTTTTTCCAGGCTCAAG TGAAGTAGATGAGGTATACAAAATCTGTAGTATTATTGGTACTCCCAATCAATGTACCTGGGCTGAAGGACTGCAGCTTGCAGATGCTATCAAGTTCCGGTTTCCGCAG TTTGCGAGTGTCAATCTTTCACTGCTAGTCCCATCAGCTAGCAAGGACGCAATCAACCTAATATCG TGGCTTTGTTCTTGGGATCCCAGCAGAAGACCTACAGCAGCAGAGGCTCTTCAGCATTCTTTTTTCCAG CCCTGCTTTTACATCCCACCATCGGTTTGTCTGAGACCAGCAGGAATGCCAGCAACACCTCCATCTG TTGGGATGAAAGGAGCTTTTGAACAGAAAAACACTAGGAGATATTCTATAGGAGCTTTATCCAATACAAAGCCAGCAAGCAATTTGTCATCTGCAAATGTTAATGCTTACATGAGGACAG GTGTGCAAAGGAAGCTGGAGATGGAGAATCATCAG GAATCCAAGAATGAAAAATCCACCAAAATTGGTCCGAAACAATCTCGATACCGACCACCAGCAAGAAACAATCCAG GATATCTGGGTAGGGACTCGCGTAGAGTTTCTGACGTCACTGAGAAGTTGGCTTGCCTGAAAGTGAGCTCCAACAAAGTTTCAGATGCCTCTGAGAAGCTGCCACCCCTGAAGGCTGCCGATCCTCAGCCAGTGAGGCAGCAGCCACCTCGCATGAAGGCTGGTGGATGGCATAGCCATACTGATTTCCTCGCTAATCCTGATGAAGTACCCGCGCCCAGAAGCTACTATCCGAGGAAAGTTGCAGGCTAA
- the LOC103698810 gene encoding cyclin-dependent kinase F-4-like isoform X2 has protein sequence MERYNLIREVGDGTFGSVWRAINKQTCEVVAIKKMKRKYYSWEECMNLREVKSLRRMNHPNIVKLKEVIRENDMLYFVFEYMECNLYQLMKDRGKSFSEAEVRNWCLQIFRALAYMHQRGYFHRDLKPENLLVTKDIIKIADFGLAREVSSEPPYTEYVSTRWYRAPEVLLQSSVYGSAVDMWAMGAIMAELFSLRPLFPGSSEVDEVYKICSIIGTPNQCTWAEGLQLADAIKFRFPQFASVNLSLLVPSASKDAINLISWLCSWDPSRRPTAAEALQHSFFQPCFYIPPSVCLRPAGMPATPPSVGMKGAFEQKNTRRYSIGALSNTKPASNLSSANVNAYMRTGVQRKLEMENHQESKNEKSTKIGPKQSRYRPPARNNPAGYLGRDSRRVSDVTEKLACLKVSSNKVSDASEKLPPLKAADPQPVRQQPPRMKAGGWHSHTDFLANPDEVPAPRSYYPRKVAG, from the exons ATGGAAAG GTACAACTTAATCAGAGAAGTTGGTGATGGAACCTTTGGGAGTGTTTGGCGAGCAATAAATAAACAGACTTGTGAAGTT GTTGCAATTAAGAAAATGAAGAGGAAATATTATTCCTGGGAAGAATGCATGAATCTCCGGGAAGTGAAG TCTTTGAGAAGGATGAACCATCCTAATATCGTGAAGCTTAAAGAGGTTATTAGAGAGAATGATATGTTATACTTTGTATTTGAGTACATG GAATGCAATCTTTATCAACTTATGAAAGATAGAGGGAAATCTTTTTCAGAGGCTGAAGTCAGGAATTGGTGCCTTCAGATATTCCGGGCTCTGGCTTACATGCACCAACGCGGTTATTTTCACCGTGACCTTAAACCTG AAAACTTATTGGTTACGAAAGACATCATCAAGATAGCAGATTTTGGCCTTGCTCGTGAGGTTTCTTCAGAGCCGCCATATACAGAATATGTCTCCACTCGCTG GTATCGAGCTCCAGAAGTTCTGCTTCAGTCTTCTGTTTATGGCTCCGCAGTTG ATATGTGGGCGATGGGTGCAATCATGGCTGAACTTTTCAGTCTCCGTCCTCTTTTTCCAGGCTCAAG TGAAGTAGATGAGGTATACAAAATCTGTAGTATTATTGGTACTCCCAATCAATGTACCTGGGCTGAAGGACTGCAGCTTGCAGATGCTATCAAGTTCCGGTTTCCGCAG TTTGCGAGTGTCAATCTTTCACTGCTAGTCCCATCAGCTAGCAAGGACGCAATCAACCTAATATCG TGGCTTTGTTCTTGGGATCCCAGCAGAAGACCTACAGCAGCAGAGGCTCTTCAGCATTCTTTTTTCCAG CCCTGCTTTTACATCCCACCATCGGTTTGTCTGAGACCAGCAGGAATGCCAGCAACACCTCCATCTG TTGGGATGAAAGGAGCTTTTGAACAGAAAAACACTAGGAGATATTCTATAGGAGCTTTATCCAATACAAAGCCAGCAAGCAATTTGTCATCTGCAAATGTTAATGCTTACATGAGGACAG GTGTGCAAAGGAAGCTGGAGATGGAGAATCATCAG GAATCCAAGAATGAAAAATCCACCAAAATTGGTCCGAAACAATCTCGATACCGACCACCAGCAAGAAACAATCCAG CAGGATATCTGGGTAGGGACTCGCGTAGAGTTTCTGACGTCACTGAGAAGTTGGCTTGCCTGAAAGTGAGCTCCAACAAAGTTTCAGATGCCTCTGAGAAGCTGCCACCCCTGAAGGCTGCCGATCCTCAGCCAGTGAGGCAGCAGCCACCTCGCATGAAGGCTGGTGGATGGCATAGCCATACTGATTTCCTCGCTAATCCTGATGAAGTACCCGCGCCCAGAAGCTACTATCCGAGGAAAGTTGCAGGCTAA